Within Thermus sp. CCB_US3_UF1, the genomic segment GGATCTTCTCCACCGCGGCCTCCACCGCCTTCTCAATGCCCCGCTTGAGGGCCAGGGGGTTGGCCCCGGCGGCCACGTTCTTCAGGCCCTCCCGCACGATGGCCTGGGCCAAGACGGTGGCGGTGGTGGTGCCGTCGCCGGCCACGTCGTTGGTCTTGGAGGCCACCTCCTTGAGGAGCTGGGCCCCGATGTTCTCCAGGTGGTTCTCCAGCTCAATCTCCTTGGCCACCGTCACCCCGTCCTTGGTGATGGTGGGGGAGCCGAACTTCTTCTCCAGGACCACGTTCCGGCCCCGGGGGCCAAGGGTCACCTTCACCGCATCGGCCACCGCGTTGACGCCGCGCTCCAAAGCCCGGCGGGCTGCCTCGTCAAATACCAGGATCTTGGCCATCTTCCACCTCCTAGCTCAGACTCTTAGCTCAGAACCGCCAGCAGGTCGCGCTCGGAGAGGATCACGTACTCCTCGCCGTCGATCTCAATCTCGGTGCCGCCGTACTTGGCGAAGACCACGATGTCCCCCTCCTTGACCTCGAGGGGCACCTTCTGCCCGTTCTCCAGGATGCGGCCCGAGCCCACCGCGATCACCTTGCCCTTCTGGGGCTTCTCCTTGGCGGTGTCGGGGAGCACGATGCCGCCCTTGGTCTTGGGTTCCTCCTCAATCCGCTTCACCACCACGCGGTCGCCTAGGGGCTTGATCACGGTCTTCACCTCCGCAGCCATAGCACTCCCTCCTTTGACGCTCAAAGGGCGAGAGTGTCAAACCGAGGCTTATTATTTTCCCCCCCGGGCTCTTTGTCAAGGGGGTTGAGGGGGGATATGTAAGGCCGGGATCTCGTACCCCCGCACCACCCTGAGGGCTAGGCCACGGGCCGCCAGAAGGGCCCGGGCCCTTAGGGCCCGCTCCAGCCCCGGGGTCTTGCCAAAAGCGGGGCGGCCCCGTTCCCCAGGGTAGAGGAAGTACCCCTCGGGCAGGAGGAGCAAAACCCCCTGCCGGGCCCGGGCGCTTCCGCGGAGGGCCGCTTCCAGGAAGGCCTCCTCCGCCACTTGGCTAACCAGGAGGTAGGTGCTTCCCGGGGGAGCAGGGGGAGGCAGGGCCGGTCCCGGGGTGGGCTTTAGCCGGGCGAGGAGGGTGAGGGCCCTTTCCAGATGGCCTCTTCCCCTGCCCAGGGGTAGGACCTCCCCTGCCGAGAGCCCGTAGCGCTCCCCCCGCCGCTCTGCCTCCAGCAGGAGCCAGGCGGCCAGGCTGGCGGCGT encodes:
- the groES gene encoding co-chaperone GroES, translated to MAAEVKTVIKPLGDRVVVKRIEEEPKTKGGIVLPDTAKEKPQKGKVIAVGSGRILENGQKVPLEVKEGDIVVFAKYGGTEIEIDGEEYVILSERDLLAVLS